A genomic window from Sporosarcina sp. Marseille-Q4063 includes:
- a CDS encoding M42 family metallopeptidase translates to MENETLKMFKTLTELPGAPGNEHAVRNYMREELTKYSDEIVQDNLGSIFGVRKGPENSPRIMVAGHMDEVGFMVSAVTDNGMIRFQTLGGWWSQVLLAQRVEIITDNGPIIGVIGSIPPHLLSDEIRKKPMDIKNMLIDIGADDKEDAKKIGIRPGQQIVPICPFTPMANDKKILAKAWDNRYGCGLAIELLKEVHGKELPNTLYSGANVLEEVGLRGAQTAATMIDPDLFFALDASPANDASGDKNEFGQLGKGTLLRIMDRSMVTHRGMREFILDTAETHNIPYQYFISQGGTDAGRVHMANEGVPSAVIGICSRYIHTAASIIHTDDYAAAKELLVKLVTSCDKTTLDTIKSNV, encoded by the coding sequence ATGGAAAACGAAACTTTGAAAATGTTTAAAACACTGACGGAACTTCCAGGTGCACCGGGTAACGAACATGCGGTGCGCAACTATATGCGCGAAGAACTTACGAAGTACTCAGATGAAATCGTTCAAGACAATCTTGGAAGCATATTCGGAGTTAGAAAAGGTCCTGAAAACAGTCCTCGTATCATGGTTGCGGGTCATATGGATGAAGTCGGATTCATGGTAAGCGCTGTCACAGACAACGGGATGATTCGTTTTCAAACACTCGGCGGTTGGTGGAGCCAAGTATTACTTGCGCAGCGTGTAGAAATCATTACAGACAATGGCCCGATAATCGGGGTTATTGGATCGATTCCTCCGCATTTACTAAGTGATGAAATCCGAAAGAAACCTATGGATATAAAAAATATGTTGATTGATATAGGCGCTGACGATAAAGAAGATGCGAAAAAAATTGGCATTCGACCAGGTCAACAAATAGTCCCGATTTGTCCGTTCACACCAATGGCAAACGATAAAAAAATTCTCGCGAAAGCATGGGATAATCGCTATGGTTGCGGTCTTGCAATTGAATTATTGAAAGAAGTTCACGGAAAAGAACTACCAAACACATTATATTCCGGCGCAAACGTTTTAGAAGAAGTGGGACTTCGCGGCGCACAAACGGCAGCGACGATGATCGATCCGGATTTGTTCTTTGCCCTAGACGCAAGCCCGGCAAATGACGCTTCTGGCGATAAAAATGAGTTTGGTCAGCTAGGAAAAGGGACGCTATTACGAATTATGGACCGCTCAATGGTAACACATCGCGGAATGCGGGAGTTCATACTTGATACTGCCGAGACACATAATATTCCGTATCAGTATTTCATCTCGCAAGGAGGAACTGACGCAGGGCGCGTGCATATGGCCAATGAAGGGGTTCCAAGTGCGGTCATCGGTATTTGCTCACGCTATATTCACACGGCGGCTTCAATCATTCATACAGACGACTACGCTGCAGCAAAAGAACTGCTTGTAAAACTCGTTACATCATGCGATAAAACGACTCTTGATACAATCAAAAGTAACGTATAA
- the dat gene encoding D-amino-acid transaminase, with protein sequence MIYFIDGQFTKRDELRISIDDRGYYFGDGVYEVIKVYHDELFTLKEHFQRLFASAAKIKMTIPFSEQQLINVAEELLKVNNISNGHIYMQVTRGASTRTHHFPDPSVPAVVTAYAVEGERPVEDMENGVAVKSVDDIRWLRCDIKSLNLLGSVLAKQEAREAGCPEAILHRDGLVTEGSSTNMFGIKDGVVYTHPVSNLILEGITRHVVLGLCKELDIPVVEEAFTLDEAFEMDEFFYTSTTAEVMPVTVIDGREIGSGKRGTITKKLQDAFSAQIPKPLKGTI encoded by the coding sequence ATGATTTATTTTATCGATGGACAGTTTACAAAACGTGATGAGTTAAGAATTTCGATTGATGACAGAGGTTATTATTTTGGAGACGGTGTTTACGAAGTCATTAAAGTTTATCATGATGAATTATTTACATTAAAAGAACATTTCCAAAGATTGTTCGCAAGTGCGGCAAAAATAAAAATGACAATTCCTTTTTCCGAACAGCAGCTAATTAACGTAGCCGAAGAATTATTAAAGGTAAATAATATTTCGAATGGCCATATTTATATGCAAGTAACACGTGGAGCCTCGACTAGAACGCATCATTTTCCAGATCCATCAGTACCGGCTGTTGTTACAGCTTATGCAGTAGAAGGAGAAAGACCCGTAGAGGATATGGAAAATGGGGTAGCGGTTAAGTCGGTTGATGACATTCGTTGGTTGCGCTGCGATATAAAAAGTTTGAATTTGCTTGGAAGCGTTTTAGCGAAACAAGAAGCACGTGAAGCTGGTTGCCCGGAAGCGATTCTTCATCGAGACGGACTTGTGACAGAAGGCTCCTCGACAAATATGTTTGGGATAAAAGACGGCGTCGTCTACACACATCCCGTTTCGAATTTAATATTAGAAGGTATAACTCGTCATGTCGTTCTAGGCTTATGCAAGGAACTCGATATTCCAGTGGTGGAAGAGGCGTTTACACTTGACGAGGCATTTGAAATGGATGAATTCTTTTACACATCGACAACGGCAGAAGTGATGCCGGTTACAGTCATCGACGGGCGTGAAATCGGTAGCGGTAAACGGGGGACGATTACTAAAAAATTGCAGGATGCATTTTCTGCACAAATACCGAAGCCGTTGAAGGGGACAATCTAA
- a CDS encoding MBL fold metallo-hydrolase, with protein MNEFIFHDMKLNWLNGGLNFLDGGTMFGPVPKVLWSRRYEVDENNLIELRTDPILLQYENKNILIDTGLGNGKLNEKMKRNLGVTAESHVEENLSELDLTPSDIDIILMTHLHNDHAAGLTKWENEQLVSVFPNAIIYTSQVEWDEMRNPNIRSGNTYWKENWEPVQDQVKTFKNSLTVLPGIEMIHTGGHSNGHSVIKLTRNDESILHMGDLMPTHAHSNPLWVLSYDDYPMDSIFAKEKLMKEGLEGNYWFSFYHDAVYRLVKWDESGKKIVECVKKSKFQE; from the coding sequence TTGAATGAATTTATTTTTCATGATATGAAATTGAACTGGTTAAATGGGGGACTAAACTTTTTAGACGGCGGGACGATGTTTGGTCCTGTTCCGAAAGTTTTGTGGTCGCGCAGGTATGAAGTGGATGAAAATAACTTGATCGAACTACGAACTGATCCAATTTTACTTCAATATGAAAATAAGAATATATTAATAGATACTGGGTTGGGGAACGGTAAACTTAATGAGAAAATGAAGCGAAATCTTGGTGTGACCGCTGAATCACATGTGGAAGAAAACCTAAGTGAGCTTGATCTAACTCCGAGTGATATCGATATTATACTAATGACGCATTTACATAATGACCATGCGGCAGGTCTGACTAAATGGGAAAACGAACAGCTTGTTTCTGTATTTCCAAACGCAATCATTTACACATCTCAAGTAGAATGGGATGAAATGCGAAACCCGAATATTCGATCCGGGAACACGTATTGGAAAGAAAATTGGGAACCCGTTCAGGATCAAGTCAAAACGTTTAAAAATAGTTTAACTGTACTCCCAGGTATTGAAATGATTCATACCGGCGGCCACAGTAACGGCCATTCAGTAATCAAATTAACTCGAAATGATGAATCGATTTTACATATGGGTGACTTGATGCCAACACATGCGCATAGTAATCCACTTTGGGTGCTGTCATATGATGATTATCCAATGGATTCTATTTTTGCGAAAGAAAAGCTTATGAAGGAAGGACTGGAAGGAAATTACTGGTTCAGCTTCTACCACGATGCAGTATACAGACTTGTGAAATGGGACGAGTCAGGCAAGAAAATTGTCGAATGCGTAAAAAAATCGAAGTTTCAGGAATAA
- the ytpR gene encoding YtpR family tRNA-binding protein, translating to MIAFYNEQGVGNVLLVQLELEKPKETMNENIGDVTVIKDAETQKIVAFNLFNAANYVKVEANGEVELTEEIIEKVQQALRENHVDLELDVDLSPKFVIGHVVKKDKHPNADRLNVCTVDVGSETLQIVCGASNVDANQKVVVAKVGAVMPSGLVIKDAELRGVASSGMICSASELALPDAEEGSGILVLDEKSVVGQPYIK from the coding sequence ATGATTGCTTTTTATAATGAACAAGGTGTCGGGAATGTATTGTTGGTTCAGCTTGAGTTAGAAAAACCGAAAGAGACAATGAATGAAAATATCGGAGATGTAACCGTAATTAAAGATGCAGAAACACAGAAAATCGTAGCGTTTAATCTATTCAATGCTGCGAATTATGTAAAAGTGGAAGCAAACGGTGAAGTTGAATTAACGGAAGAAATTATCGAGAAAGTTCAACAGGCGCTACGAGAGAATCATGTAGATTTGGAACTTGATGTTGATTTATCTCCGAAATTTGTTATCGGTCATGTTGTAAAAAAAGATAAGCACCCTAATGCAGACAGACTAAATGTTTGCACGGTAGATGTTGGAAGTGAAACACTTCAAATCGTTTGCGGTGCATCAAATGTAGATGCAAATCAAAAAGTAGTCGTCGCAAAAGTAGGGGCCGTTATGCCCTCTGGATTGGTCATCAAAGATGCTGAACTTCGCGGCGTTGCATCATCGGGAATGATTTGCTCTGCATCTGAATTAGCCTTGCCTGATGCGGAGGAAGGTTCAGGCATTCTAGTTCTTGATGAAAAAAGTGTTGTTGGACAGCCATATATTAAGTAG
- a CDS encoding DNA translocase FtsK translates to MSWFKRILDRLVTDKDEEGEEAFDQNGEHANATVETEEKERPTFRFPIITDAEIYGWDEDEENTQITKTKNVSEKTIDEFETVPLYQNERWPGKDVPTNIHRAGKKQKEKNITVETETNDYPIEQKSSIKGTRGFSPTHVPSPIYGFANRKPAVGFKKEVEVVKEETKFTLQNTDVPTIKDELAFLDSYRESILEPEAMVKELHEEETNQVKEETEFISEPVKPVEDNFTLQKSAVATLVDEQHQESTRESGEIEEEENFINNEKDDVVKEETEIFKEGIKYKSEPVELLEDKLSLEKPDVSAIEEQQLNLDSYQESILDPEVVEEKTTEQEIIIDKEPEPVIDSNDDIEPEPEVIEKKRERIVPFNVLMLKSDKAKLSTKQPVQINKQPEVTIEKVVEKPEVVEKEIIDHQENSTEEHYVFPSSELLIAPELQIEDTEWLESQSGKLEESLSHFGVKATVIDAVQGPTVTRFELTVGQGTKVSRVRNLTDDLKLTLAAKEIRIQAPIPGKSSIGIEIPNRNTRPVRISEVINSEEFRTSTSPLEAVLGLGLTGEPVTLDLRKMPHGLIAGATGSGKSVCINSLLVSLLYKATPSDLKMMLIDPKMVELAPFNGIPHLISPVITDVKAATAALKWAVAEMERRYELLAHMGVRDIERYNKVVEENKQYSLKMPYLLIVIDELSDLMMMSPADVEVSIIRIAQKARACGIHLIIATQRPSVDVITGTIKANIPTRIAFSVSSQVDSRTIIDTIGAERLLGKGDMLYLGNGQSASVRLQGTFVTDDEIERIIEHVQREAKPEYLFGQEELLKTAVEEEDNDPLFEEACLFIYEQGSASTSLLQRNFSIGYNRAARLMDSIEKHGFISEQRGSRARDVFITENDLERLSDVTSY, encoded by the coding sequence TTGAGTTGGTTTAAAAGAATTCTAGACCGATTAGTTACTGACAAGGATGAAGAGGGCGAAGAAGCATTCGATCAAAATGGTGAACATGCTAACGCTACTGTAGAAACAGAAGAAAAAGAACGTCCGACATTTCGTTTTCCAATCATTACAGATGCCGAGATTTATGGTTGGGACGAAGACGAAGAGAATACTCAAATTACGAAAACTAAAAACGTATCAGAAAAAACGATTGATGAATTTGAAACAGTCCCATTGTATCAAAACGAAAGATGGCCGGGAAAAGATGTTCCGACAAATATTCATAGAGCAGGTAAAAAACAAAAAGAAAAAAACATTACTGTTGAAACAGAAACGAACGATTATCCTATAGAACAGAAATCGTCAATTAAAGGAACGCGGGGGTTTAGTCCGACGCATGTACCATCACCGATATATGGTTTTGCAAATCGAAAACCGGCCGTTGGATTTAAAAAAGAAGTCGAAGTCGTTAAAGAAGAAACCAAATTTACCCTGCAAAATACAGATGTTCCTACTATAAAAGATGAACTGGCTTTTTTAGATTCTTATCGGGAGTCTATTTTGGAACCCGAAGCAATGGTAAAAGAATTACATGAGGAAGAAACTAATCAAGTTAAAGAAGAAACCGAGTTTATTTCTGAACCTGTAAAACCAGTAGAAGATAATTTCACCCTGCAAAAGTCAGCTGTAGCTACTTTAGTAGATGAACAACATCAAGAGTCTACTAGGGAATCAGGGGAAATTGAAGAAGAAGAGAACTTTATTAATAATGAAAAAGATGACGTCGTTAAAGAAGAAACTGAGATTTTTAAAGAAGGAATCAAATATAAATCTGAACCTGTAGAACTATTGGAAGATAAACTTTCACTGGAAAAACCAGATGTATCCGCTATAGAAGAACAACAACTCAATTTAGATTCGTATCAAGAGTCTATATTGGATCCAGAAGTAGTGGAGGAAAAAACTACAGAGCAAGAAATAATTATTGATAAAGAACCAGAACCAGTTATCGATTCAAATGACGATATTGAACCAGAACCAGAAGTCATCGAAAAGAAACGAGAACGCATCGTTCCTTTTAATGTACTTATGTTGAAAAGTGATAAAGCTAAGTTATCTACTAAACAACCAGTACAGATTAACAAACAACCAGAAGTAACAATAGAAAAAGTTGTAGAGAAACCAGAAGTTGTAGAAAAAGAAATAATTGATCATCAGGAAAATTCGACTGAGGAACATTATGTGTTTCCGTCATCGGAATTATTAATCGCGCCAGAATTACAAATCGAAGACACGGAATGGTTAGAATCCCAATCTGGTAAACTTGAAGAGTCTTTATCCCATTTCGGCGTTAAAGCAACGGTGATTGATGCTGTTCAAGGACCTACAGTAACTCGTTTTGAATTGACGGTAGGGCAGGGGACCAAAGTTAGCCGTGTTAGAAATTTGACGGATGACTTGAAACTGACATTAGCTGCCAAAGAAATACGGATTCAAGCGCCGATTCCGGGGAAAAGTTCAATCGGTATTGAAATTCCTAATCGAAATACGAGGCCGGTTCGAATATCAGAAGTCATTAATTCCGAAGAATTTCGAACTTCAACTTCGCCACTAGAGGCTGTTCTAGGCCTCGGTTTAACTGGCGAGCCTGTAACGCTTGATTTGCGAAAAATGCCACATGGACTAATTGCCGGAGCTACAGGTTCTGGGAAATCCGTTTGCATTAATTCGCTTCTTGTCAGCCTTCTCTACAAGGCGACGCCTTCAGACTTGAAAATGATGCTTATCGATCCGAAAATGGTAGAGTTGGCCCCATTTAATGGCATACCGCATCTGATCAGTCCGGTTATTACGGATGTGAAAGCAGCGACGGCCGCATTGAAGTGGGCGGTTGCTGAAATGGAAAGACGTTATGAATTACTTGCACATATGGGCGTTCGCGATATTGAACGCTATAACAAAGTTGTCGAGGAAAATAAGCAATATTCATTGAAAATGCCTTATCTATTAATCGTGATTGATGAACTATCAGATCTAATGATGATGTCGCCGGCTGATGTTGAAGTGTCGATTATTCGAATTGCCCAAAAAGCGCGTGCTTGCGGCATTCATTTAATCATCGCTACGCAACGTCCATCTGTTGATGTAATTACGGGTACGATTAAAGCGAATATACCGACGCGAATTGCATTTTCAGTTTCCTCGCAGGTTGACTCTAGAACAATTATCGATACAATAGGTGCAGAGCGCCTTCTTGGTAAAGGCGATATGTTGTATCTGGGAAATGGTCAATCGGCTTCTGTTCGTTTGCAGGGGACATTTGTAACGGATGACGAGATTGAACGTATAATAGAACATGTTCAACGTGAGGCAAAACCTGAGTATTTGTTTGGGCAAGAAGAGTTATTGAAAACAGCGGTTGAAGAAGAGGACAATGATCCTTTATTTGAGGAGGCTTGTTTATTTATTTATGAACAAGGAAGTGCCTCTACGTCACTCTTGCAACGTAACTTCAGTATTGGTTATAACCGTGCTGCAAGATTGATGGACAGCATTGAAAAGCATGGTTTCATATCAGAGCAACGGGGAAGTCGCGCACGTGATGTGTTCATTACGGAAAATGATTTGGAACGGCTTTCGGATGTTACTTCTTATTAA
- a CDS encoding DUF84 family protein — MDFIIGTTNKAKLRACEEVLKEYYPQAEITGRSVSSDVSDQPFGDEETQEGALNRARKASDSGENAVGIGLEGGVRLINDQLYICNWGALHLPDGTEFTAAGAQILLPVEIAREVQSGKELGPVVEDYFSKKNIRHNEGAIGILTNGAVSRTDLFAHVLQLLIGQWQYSL, encoded by the coding sequence ATGGACTTCATCATCGGAACGACAAATAAAGCAAAACTCCGTGCTTGCGAAGAAGTATTGAAAGAGTACTATCCACAAGCGGAAATAACTGGCAGAAGTGTCAGTTCAGATGTGTCAGATCAACCCTTTGGGGATGAAGAAACACAAGAAGGGGCGCTGAATCGGGCAAGAAAAGCGAGTGATTCTGGAGAAAATGCTGTCGGAATTGGGTTAGAGGGCGGCGTCAGATTAATTAATGATCAGCTATACATATGCAATTGGGGAGCGCTACATCTACCAGACGGAACTGAATTCACGGCAGCCGGGGCGCAAATCCTGTTGCCCGTTGAAATTGCGCGCGAAGTTCAAAGCGGAAAAGAATTGGGGCCAGTCGTGGAAGATTATTTTAGTAAGAAAAATATTCGTCATAACGAAGGGGCAATCGGTATATTGACGAATGGAGCAGTAAGCAGAACAGATCTATTTGCACATGTCCTACAACTGTTAATCGGACAATGGCAATATTCTTTGTAG
- a CDS encoding polysaccharide biosynthesis protein, producing the protein MSSKLVKGTAILTIGLFLSKALGLLYLIPLYAIVGKESMGLYQYAYIPYNIALSIAISGAPLAVSRFVARYNALGDYATGRKLMKSGMLYMIITGVIAFLIVFFLAEPIAHLVIHDDEQIFTIEQITTVIRWVSYALLVVPLMSIVRGFLQGYNKMEPTAVSQLIEQIIRIIAVLVGAYIVVNFMHESPEKAINFAVFAAFIGGLAGLGVLYWYWKKYKPEFDYLLENSIQPAEETSFFKMYKELFSYLLPFILVGVINPLYQFVDMVTFNGAMFSIGKSGVSDIYLTMLNLLTHKFVMIPVMVATGFSMALIPVLTTFYAKNDQKGITRSLDQTYQIMLFLTIPLVIGLMVLSSEFYQLLYEKDLMGAKILATYAPVAILFGLYTVTAAILQGIDRHKWILFNSLAGLLVKLIINIPLIKLFETNGAILATAIGYAIAVGLNIGIITKALQYHSEMVFRRIILIGILNLIMFVAVYFTLKGLTTLSVVDGKMHALLYILVCTAIGGAIYGYLSLKTGLAQKLFGERLTRFTDKLGF; encoded by the coding sequence ATGTCGTCAAAACTCGTTAAAGGTACTGCCATTTTAACCATCGGGCTCTTTCTTTCCAAAGCGCTCGGTCTATTATATTTAATTCCTTTATATGCAATCGTGGGGAAGGAAAGCATGGGTTTATATCAATATGCATACATCCCTTACAACATCGCACTTTCTATCGCAATATCGGGTGCACCGTTAGCGGTTTCCCGATTCGTTGCTAGATATAACGCACTTGGCGATTACGCTACAGGAAGAAAATTAATGAAATCTGGAATGCTATACATGATCATTACTGGTGTCATCGCATTTCTTATAGTGTTTTTCCTAGCTGAACCGATTGCACATTTAGTGATTCATGATGATGAACAAATCTTCACGATTGAACAAATCACAACAGTCATTCGCTGGGTAAGTTATGCACTGCTAGTCGTTCCATTAATGAGTATCGTACGTGGATTTTTGCAAGGGTATAATAAAATGGAACCGACCGCTGTATCGCAGTTAATCGAACAAATTATACGAATCATTGCTGTTCTTGTCGGTGCTTATATTGTCGTCAATTTTATGCATGAATCACCAGAAAAAGCGATTAACTTTGCGGTGTTTGCAGCGTTTATTGGTGGACTAGCAGGACTAGGGGTTCTTTATTGGTATTGGAAAAAATATAAACCAGAATTTGATTATTTATTGGAAAATAGTATACAACCTGCAGAAGAAACGTCTTTTTTCAAAATGTATAAAGAATTATTTTCGTATTTGCTGCCATTTATACTCGTTGGTGTGATCAATCCATTATACCAATTTGTTGATATGGTCACATTTAATGGTGCGATGTTTTCGATAGGGAAGTCTGGGGTATCGGATATTTATTTAACCATGTTAAATTTGTTAACACATAAATTTGTCATGATTCCCGTCATGGTGGCCACAGGATTCTCTATGGCACTAATTCCCGTATTGACGACATTCTATGCAAAAAATGATCAAAAAGGAATTACTCGGTCACTCGATCAAACATATCAAATTATGTTGTTCTTAACGATTCCACTTGTTATCGGACTAATGGTTCTTTCGAGCGAATTTTATCAATTGTTGTATGAAAAAGATTTAATGGGCGCGAAAATTCTCGCAACTTATGCACCAGTCGCTATCCTTTTTGGATTGTATACAGTAACAGCAGCAATTCTTCAAGGTATAGATCGTCATAAATGGATTTTATTCAATTCGTTGGCAGGACTACTTGTTAAATTAATCATAAACATACCGCTCATAAAATTATTCGAAACGAATGGCGCCATTTTAGCAACGGCTATCGGTTATGCGATTGCTGTAGGTTTAAATATCGGGATTATAACAAAAGCTCTTCAATACCATTCTGAAATGGTCTTCAGAAGAATTATTCTGATCGGGATATTAAACTTGATCATGTTTGTAGCTGTGTACTTCACATTAAAAGGGTTAACGACTTTAAGTGTAGTCGATGGGAAAATGCATGCGCTATTATATATCTTGGTCTGTACAGCTATAGGTGGCGCAATATACGGTTATCTGTCGTTGAAAACAGGTCTTGCACAAAAACTATTTGGCGAACGATTAACAAGATTTACAGATAAGTTAGGGTTTTAG
- a CDS encoding DeoR family transcriptional regulator, with product MKTTTTDRMLTRVKDVYLYVRENGTVTTQNVVDEFDITSRTAQRDLNVLKYNDLVTSPVRGKWTTTSKEVIY from the coding sequence TTGAAAACAACTACAACTGATCGTATGCTTACCCGGGTTAAAGATGTCTATCTGTATGTACGCGAAAACGGAACAGTGACGACACAAAATGTTGTCGATGAATTCGATATCACTTCCCGAACGGCACAGAGGGATTTAAACGTCTTGAAATATAACGACCTCGTAACAAGTCCTGTTCGCGGAAAATGGACGACTACATCTAAAGAAGTGATTTATTGA
- a CDS encoding pseudouridine synthase, translating into MRLDKLLSNMGFGSRKEVRQLQKKGAVRVNGETEKKPGVNIDTENDVVTVMGEPVVYRKYIYIMMNKPQDVLSATEDRHDRTVVDLLDAEFRHFKPFPVGRLDKDTEGFLLLSNDGKLAHNLLSPKKDIPKTYFAKVSGVVTEADIESFAAGVTLDDGYETKPGILKIISSGETSEIELTITEGKFHQVKRMFEAVGKKVIYLKRLSMGPLQLDETLQLGTYRELTKEEVELLHTTTGA; encoded by the coding sequence ATGCGTTTAGATAAATTATTATCAAATATGGGGTTCGGTTCACGAAAAGAAGTGCGTCAGTTACAGAAAAAAGGCGCTGTTCGCGTCAATGGTGAAACGGAAAAAAAGCCCGGAGTAAACATTGATACTGAAAATGATGTGGTAACCGTTATGGGGGAACCTGTAGTCTATCGGAAATACATTTATATTATGATGAATAAACCGCAGGACGTCCTATCGGCAACGGAGGATCGCCATGATAGAACAGTCGTCGATTTGCTAGATGCTGAGTTCCGTCATTTTAAACCGTTTCCTGTAGGGCGTCTTGATAAAGACACGGAAGGTTTTTTACTTCTCTCGAATGACGGAAAACTGGCACATAATTTGCTATCACCGAAAAAGGACATTCCAAAAACATATTTTGCGAAAGTTTCAGGCGTCGTGACAGAAGCGGATATAGAAAGTTTCGCGGCTGGAGTAACACTTGACGATGGCTATGAAACAAAACCGGGTATACTGAAAATAATTTCATCGGGTGAAACATCTGAAATCGAGCTAACGATTACAGAAGGAAAGTTTCATCAAGTGAAAAGAATGTTCGAGGCAGTTGGAAAGAAAGTTATCTATTTAAAACGACTCTCCATGGGACCCCTACAGCTTGATGAAACTTTACAGCTAGGCACCTATCGGGAATTAACGAAAGAAGAAGTAGAGTTATTGCATACAACAACAGGAGCATAA
- a CDS encoding DUF1444 domain-containing protein has protein sequence MKSNELVNILKKRLPSENFVWEFDAKADRVRLEHKVLNKGMDISLPEIISRYNERKDVAIDEIVYTIEATFQAMELEHAEGFNADRPIYPVIRSTSFPEETAEGKRFIMKDHTAETRIYYALDLGKTYRLIDEGMLEALGQSETELMEAAIFRVRSLPTAMKKDEVDGNSYYFINNNDGYDASRILNSAFLKEMEGKIEGDMTVSVPHQDVLIIGDIRNKTGYDVLAQMTMHFFTKGTVPVTSLSFIYEDGKLEPIFIMAKNRVARRKGK, from the coding sequence ATGAAATCAAATGAACTTGTAAACATTCTGAAAAAACGTCTGCCTTCAGAGAACTTCGTATGGGAATTCGATGCGAAAGCAGATAGAGTACGTCTTGAACATAAAGTATTGAACAAGGGGATGGATATTTCATTACCCGAGATAATATCGAGGTATAATGAGAGAAAAGATGTTGCGATAGATGAAATCGTTTATACTATCGAAGCTACATTCCAAGCGATGGAGCTCGAACATGCAGAAGGCTTTAATGCTGATCGACCAATTTACCCGGTTATTAGATCCACGTCATTTCCAGAGGAAACAGCCGAGGGAAAACGTTTTATCATGAAAGATCATACAGCTGAAACAAGAATTTATTATGCATTGGATTTAGGGAAAACATATCGTTTAATTGATGAAGGTATGCTGGAAGCACTCGGTCAATCGGAAACTGAACTCATGGAAGCCGCGATTTTTCGCGTTAGATCATTGCCGACTGCTATGAAAAAAGACGAAGTCGATGGCAACAGCTATTACTTCATTAATAATAATGATGGGTACGACGCAAGCCGTATATTGAATAGCGCATTCCTAAAAGAAATGGAAGGAAAAATTGAAGGAGATATGACCGTTTCAGTTCCACATCAGGATGTGCTAATTATCGGCGACATTCGAAATAAAACAGGTTATGACGTACTTGCGCAAATGACGATGCACTTCTTTACCAAAGGAACGGTTCCAGTTACATCACTGTCTTTTATATATGAAGATGGAAAATTAGAGCCTATTTTCATCATGGCGAAAAATCGTGTTGCACGAAGGAAAGGAAAATAA